From the Leptospira sp. WS60.C2 genome, one window contains:
- a CDS encoding heavy metal translocating P-type ATPase, translated as METLNKTTEHTLDLFGMTCANCALRIEKGLSKLEGVSEVRVNFARESVFLRADDSVSVDKLVKTVESLGYQATEHDPNKQSETEKKQKDYIRILKIRFLFSALLSLPLFYGMVTHFQFLSFLPMPHLLMDRWVQLLLATPVQFLIGFPFYQSAYRALRNGSANMDVLVVIGTSAAYGYSIFGKDLYFETSAVLITFILGGKWIEHMAKGKSSDGIKALLTLRPETATVKSNGVWTEVPNEYLKQGDLVLVKALERFPMDGIVSEGESFADESMLTGESMPVEKKVGDKILGGTVNGNGSLVVKAMKVGNDTTLSHIIKSVEESLGTKAPIQRIADRISAYFVPVVISISMIDFFLWYFVLAPGEITSAIETSIAILVIACPCALGLATPISLLVGTGRAAKRGVLFRSAEALESVAKINTIFFDKTGTLTEGKPKVTSVLLSGITEETKTLVFAHILAIEETSDHPLAKAILAFGKEKDYSATNHGPVPTITAPGGGIQAEWDGNLYFIGKQTFVEEKGFNIPSNIKSEVVEWTNEGASLVFVGIRGNLEGMIVFRIEDQIRDSAKKAIDDLRSIGVEPILLTGDNSNAATKVAKLVGIVSVYASLLPEEKAKIMKQLKSNGVFSAMVGDGINDAPALAAADVGIAMGTGSDIAISTADVVLVNGDIQRIVDLIRIGKDTVLNIRQNFGWALGYNLLGIPIAASGLLAPWVSGAAMAFSSISVVFNALRMSRWKSN; from the coding sequence TTGGAAACGTTAAATAAAACAACAGAACATACGTTAGATCTTTTCGGAATGACATGTGCGAATTGTGCCCTTCGGATTGAGAAGGGCCTTTCTAAACTCGAAGGTGTTTCTGAAGTGAGAGTCAATTTCGCAAGAGAATCTGTTTTTTTAAGAGCAGATGATTCGGTATCCGTAGACAAACTTGTTAAAACAGTGGAGTCTCTTGGTTACCAAGCAACGGAACACGATCCCAATAAACAATCGGAAACAGAAAAAAAGCAGAAAGATTATATTCGAATTTTAAAGATTCGGTTTCTTTTCTCCGCACTTTTATCTCTTCCCTTGTTTTATGGAATGGTGACACATTTTCAATTTTTATCCTTTCTTCCCATGCCTCATCTTTTGATGGATCGGTGGGTGCAGTTGCTACTTGCTACTCCAGTTCAATTTTTGATTGGGTTCCCATTTTATCAATCTGCCTATCGTGCCCTTCGGAATGGTTCCGCAAACATGGATGTGCTTGTGGTCATTGGAACATCGGCGGCTTATGGATATAGTATCTTCGGAAAAGATTTATATTTTGAAACTTCAGCAGTTCTGATTACCTTCATCTTGGGTGGAAAGTGGATTGAACATATGGCAAAAGGAAAGAGTAGTGATGGGATTAAAGCACTACTCACACTACGACCTGAGACTGCCACCGTAAAATCCAATGGAGTTTGGACGGAAGTTCCTAATGAATACTTAAAACAAGGTGACCTAGTTCTTGTGAAAGCCTTGGAGCGATTTCCTATGGATGGAATTGTATCAGAAGGCGAAAGTTTTGCCGACGAATCTATGTTAACTGGCGAAAGTATGCCTGTCGAAAAGAAAGTGGGTGATAAGATCCTTGGTGGAACTGTGAATGGGAATGGTTCCCTTGTTGTGAAAGCGATGAAGGTGGGTAATGATACCACTTTGTCTCATATCATCAAATCTGTAGAAGAATCACTTGGAACCAAAGCTCCCATCCAAAGGATTGCAGACAGAATCTCTGCTTACTTTGTGCCTGTTGTGATATCGATTAGCATGATCGATTTTTTCCTTTGGTACTTCGTTTTAGCGCCAGGGGAAATCACTTCTGCAATCGAAACAAGTATTGCGATCCTTGTGATTGCTTGCCCATGTGCTCTTGGTCTTGCCACTCCCATTTCACTTCTTGTGGGTACAGGTAGAGCTGCAAAACGCGGAGTTCTCTTCAGAAGTGCAGAAGCATTAGAATCAGTTGCAAAAATCAATACGATTTTCTTCGACAAAACAGGGACATTAACAGAAGGAAAACCCAAAGTAACGTCTGTTCTGCTCTCAGGGATCACAGAAGAAACCAAGACCCTTGTTTTTGCGCATATACTTGCGATCGAAGAAACTTCAGACCACCCTTTGGCAAAAGCCATTTTGGCATTTGGAAAAGAAAAAGATTATAGTGCAACGAATCATGGACCGGTCCCAACCATAACCGCGCCTGGAGGAGGAATCCAAGCCGAATGGGACGGGAATCTTTACTTTATTGGTAAACAAACCTTTGTGGAAGAAAAAGGGTTTAACATACCATCTAACATAAAAAGTGAAGTGGTAGAGTGGACCAATGAAGGTGCGAGTTTGGTATTTGTTGGAATCCGTGGAAATTTGGAAGGAATGATAGTATTCCGGATTGAAGACCAAATTCGTGATTCGGCAAAGAAGGCCATTGACGACTTACGTTCAATAGGTGTTGAGCCAATTCTACTCACAGGTGACAATTCCAATGCAGCAACGAAGGTCGCAAAATTAGTTGGAATTGTTTCCGTGTATGCTAGTCTATTGCCAGAAGAAAAAGCAAAGATCATGAAACAACTTAAGTCGAATGGTGTTTTTAGTGCGATGGTAGGAGATGGGATTAACGATGCACCTGCGTTAGCTGCGGCTGATGTGGGAATTGCGATGGGGACTGGATCTGACATTGCAATTAGCACTGCTGATGTCGTACTGGTGAATGGTGATATCCAAAGGATTGTTGATCTCATCCGAATCGGAAAAGACACTGTTCTGAACATTCGACAAAATTTCGGTTGGGCTTTGGGTTACAATCTTCTTGGAATTCCTATTGCTGCTTCTGGTCTTCTTGCTCCTTGGGTGAGTGGTGCGGCCATGGCATTTAGTTCAATTTCTGTTGTGTTCAATGCACTTCGGATGAGTCGTTGGAAATCAAATTGA
- a CDS encoding heavy-metal-associated domain-containing protein: protein MVNYEIEGMTCMHCKKTVEKIFAENGKQATADVDYEIVSVNETLTEEELEKIRTRLSEDGYTLGNVK, encoded by the coding sequence ATGGTTAATTATGAAATTGAAGGAATGACTTGTATGCATTGTAAAAAAACAGTAGAGAAAATCTTTGCAGAAAATGGAAAACAAGCAACTGCTGATGTGGACTATGAAATTGTATCGGTGAATGAGACTCTTACTGAAGAAGAATTGGAAAAAATTCGAACTCGTTTGAGTGAGGATGGATATACCCTTGGAAACGTTAAATAA
- the cueR gene encoding Cu(I)-responsive transcriptional regulator yields MNIGELSKSSGVSTKLIRHYESIGLIPETRRNDNGYRLYLDEDVHYVRFIKRSRELGFSLEDIKSLLGLWKNKSRSSKQVKQLAEKHLEELNLKLKQMKDMADTLKHLVNNCHGDHRPDCPILKNLEMKS; encoded by the coding sequence ATGAATATTGGAGAACTTTCTAAATCTTCAGGAGTTTCGACAAAACTCATTCGACATTATGAAAGCATTGGCCTTATCCCTGAAACAAGAAGAAATGATAATGGATATCGTTTGTATCTTGATGAAGACGTACACTATGTACGATTCATTAAACGATCAAGGGAACTTGGATTTTCGTTAGAAGATATTAAAAGTTTATTAGGGCTTTGGAAAAATAAATCCAGAAGCAGCAAACAAGTGAAACAACTTGCAGAAAAACATTTAGAAGAACTCAATTTAAAATTAAAACAGATGAAAGATATGGCCGACACTCTAAAACACCTAGTCAACAATTGCCACGGTGATCATAGACCTGACTGCCCCATCCTAAAAAACTTAGAAATGAAATCTTGA
- a CDS encoding SGNH/GDSL hydrolase family protein → MKKVFSGLNWKSFRNVFLSLLVLSSLLFLCRWIDQSWIQYDLPYGYFHYPAKQTIPFFRKGVPEPGYINQYGIREVSLKENAKCNYLLLGDSQTFGSGIFAEDRFSEILNRETECQWTNVSMPGFTLENEYAFFQKLKDEVTFERAYLVIYGNDIYETGDTPDYLHYVDKQKWYRHLLGFFLPELTRYHLKKEYFDSVQVRLENELQKFANTQYETKKQKNLNFDEENGNEPFLPFHTLYSISPNYFKESLDVNTYASIHFQRWKKILYRFHSELKEKKKELVLVYIPLDVEFDPIRFQVYQKIGFEMNPNWIKGESEMILELLQLSKELGIGLIDLRPLFRKETNLLQKEDIHFNEKANRLIAERIKKSL, encoded by the coding sequence ATGAAAAAAGTGTTTTCTGGGCTAAATTGGAAGTCATTTCGTAATGTCTTTCTTTCCTTGTTGGTGTTAAGTTCACTTTTGTTTCTATGCAGGTGGATTGACCAGTCTTGGATTCAATACGATCTTCCTTATGGTTATTTCCATTATCCTGCCAAACAAACGATCCCGTTCTTCCGCAAAGGGGTGCCTGAGCCAGGGTACATCAATCAGTATGGAATTCGTGAAGTCAGTCTTAAGGAAAACGCAAAATGTAATTATCTTTTGTTAGGTGACTCACAAACTTTTGGATCTGGTATATTTGCAGAGGATCGATTTTCTGAAATTTTAAATCGTGAAACTGAATGCCAATGGACCAATGTGAGTATGCCAGGTTTCACTTTGGAAAACGAGTATGCTTTCTTTCAGAAACTTAAAGACGAAGTGACATTTGAAAGAGCCTATCTGGTGATTTACGGAAACGATATTTATGAAACCGGAGACACTCCCGATTATTTGCATTATGTTGATAAACAAAAATGGTATCGACATCTTTTGGGATTTTTTCTTCCAGAACTAACAAGATATCATTTGAAAAAAGAATATTTCGATTCCGTTCAAGTGAGGTTGGAAAACGAACTACAAAAGTTCGCCAATACCCAATACGAAACAAAGAAACAAAAGAACTTAAACTTCGATGAAGAGAATGGTAACGAACCATTTTTACCATTTCATACATTGTATTCCATTAGTCCTAACTATTTTAAGGAATCGTTGGATGTAAACACATACGCATCCATTCACTTTCAAAGATGGAAAAAGATTTTGTATCGTTTCCATTCTGAATTGAAAGAGAAGAAGAAAGAATTAGTTTTGGTTTATATTCCTCTTGATGTAGAGTTTGATCCCATTCGTTTTCAGGTGTATCAAAAGATAGGATTTGAGATGAATCCAAATTGGATCAAAGGGGAATCCGAAATGATTTTGGAGTTGTTACAGCTCTCAAAAGAATTGGGTATAGGTTTGATTGACTTACGCCCACTCTTTCGAAAAGAAACAAATCTCTTGCAAAAAGAAGACATCCATTTTAACGAAAAAGCAAATCGATTGATTGCAGAAAGAATCAAAAAATCTCTTTGA
- a CDS encoding STAS domain-containing protein: MIKIKNEDISFDGLSGFRDRIMSIIQNTTEDVHLDFSEITMSLDSATIGELMKYHSTLESQNLHLKLSGVNKLIRTVFRLNKLDTILHLVD; encoded by the coding sequence GTGATCAAAATCAAAAACGAAGACATATCGTTCGATGGTTTGAGTGGCTTTCGAGATAGAATTATGTCTATCATTCAAAACACAACCGAAGACGTACATCTCGATTTTTCAGAGATCACCATGTCTCTCGATAGTGCCACGATTGGTGAGTTGATGAAATACCATTCGACTCTTGAATCTCAAAACCTTCATCTAAAACTATCCGGTGTCAATAAATTGATTCGAACAGTGTTCCGATTGAATAAGTTAGATACCATCTTACACCTAGTTGACTGA
- a CDS encoding response regulator: MEKKRILVAEDEAVLGFHLKHVLIEHGYTVTVAKDGKEALDSYLESPFPVVLTDYEMPGLNGEELISALKTSDIQPVIIMITGKSEPNFIISIMRMGIFDYVIKPIQEFELAIKVKRAFEFFEMRRIETITKKEQQLRLEGQLEWIQWKEKMSSVGKFKRQKQNLFESLKHSFCQGAGFGALVSILKMVKDTAEVEGKYYKIESDLMELVQINVDMAEKSLDLFVEIDALISRDARFDALSLQELYTILKEWVNDFSPILEIQNHRILMSELNYQHLAKKILISLECFKKSFLEIVTNACKFSLPNSTITMILKLEEDWFKCAIYNEPIPNFDGTLGIPIQYENLIFEPFYRLSKHVFEKYGTLDFGLGLSYVDTCVKKHQGKISIYNVKDHLDWNGEPKTKVAFQIALPIVSSAKR, encoded by the coding sequence TTGGAAAAAAAGCGTATATTGGTGGCCGAAGACGAAGCTGTCTTGGGTTTTCATTTAAAACATGTTCTCATAGAACATGGTTATACTGTCACAGTTGCGAAAGATGGCAAGGAGGCATTAGATTCCTATTTAGAATCGCCGTTTCCTGTAGTATTAACAGATTATGAAATGCCAGGACTCAATGGAGAGGAATTGATTTCTGCTCTGAAAACAAGCGATATTCAACCTGTCATCATCATGATAACAGGAAAATCGGAACCAAACTTCATCATTTCGATTATGAGGATGGGAATTTTTGACTATGTAATCAAACCCATTCAAGAGTTTGAACTTGCGATCAAAGTAAAACGAGCTTTTGAGTTTTTTGAAATGAGGCGTATAGAAACCATCACAAAAAAAGAACAACAGCTACGTTTGGAAGGACAATTAGAGTGGATTCAATGGAAAGAGAAAATGTCCTCCGTAGGAAAATTCAAACGACAAAAACAAAATCTGTTTGAAAGTCTAAAACATAGTTTTTGCCAAGGGGCAGGTTTTGGCGCATTAGTTTCGATTTTGAAGATGGTAAAGGATACAGCAGAAGTTGAAGGTAAGTATTATAAAATCGAATCAGACTTGATGGAGCTCGTTCAGATCAATGTAGATATGGCCGAAAAATCATTGGATCTATTTGTAGAGATCGATGCATTGATATCAAGGGATGCTAGATTTGATGCTTTGTCATTACAAGAATTATACACCATATTAAAAGAGTGGGTTAATGACTTTTCTCCAATTTTGGAAATTCAAAATCATCGCATTTTGATGAGTGAACTTAACTATCAACATTTGGCGAAGAAAATCCTTATTTCTTTAGAATGTTTTAAGAAATCATTTCTTGAAATTGTTACCAATGCTTGTAAGTTTTCTTTACCCAATTCTACCATTACCATGATTCTAAAATTAGAGGAAGACTGGTTTAAATGCGCAATTTACAATGAGCCAATTCCTAACTTTGATGGCACACTAGGAATTCCAATTCAATATGAGAATTTGATTTTTGAACCCTTTTATCGTTTGTCCAAACATGTTTTTGAGAAATACGGTACGTTGGATTTTGGTCTTGGACTTAGTTATGTTGATACTTGCGTCAAGAAACACCAAGGTAAGATTTCGATTTATAATGTAAAAGACCATTTGGATTGGAATGGTGAACCAAAAACCAAAGTGGCCTTTCAGATTGCATTGCCGATTGTTTCGAGTGCAAAAAGATAA
- a CDS encoding HAD-IC family P-type ATPase: MLLEYLNVNSIQILNDSKNWDDVHRALLKKIATLEIREEISYRFHSIPDQTFVSIGQSILIPHFRSQKIKSPELFLFVIPQGIKVENQLIRLVLFQMIPENLPSLHLRLLHGLSSLLPQIFEDLMLCQEEVDVLDVVQHGEINMKPSYKNLNQSQIAFELQTDLVNGLSKKEAQVRIQTFGKNVIEKEKSVPMIWKFIKSFFNLFAVLLWVATGLCFVPGVDMPQLGVAIFIVVLINGIFSFFQESKSDHAVEALRKLLANECPVIRDGGLVTISADDIVPGDVIVLAEGDIVPADCRIIESEDVEVDNSSLTGESTSARRYKSDNEIVLEGKFLWLEMPNILFAGSSLIKGKAKAVVFGTGKTTEIGQIAGLTSQIKRVESPLQKQLRQTVISISLFAFSIGVIFLILGYWVAGLSFVQAFLFFIGIFVANVPEGLLPTVTLSLALGVSRMAKRNAILKDLSSVETLGCTTVICSDKTGTLTQNQMRVVELYYNGKNLLPDQISKMEGSQLLLECGYYCNNASLEPNPLGDPTELALLYLASGRIQTTSGKRLLTNGFDSVRKRMSVIIKKDQFITAYAKGGPGEILSICTHVYENGSVVALDDERRNRLQNASDSSARLGNRILAFSYKLYSDDVTSSSSLTQSDVESNMVYLGHCCLADPIRPKVPDAIKKCHTAGIRILMITGDHPLTAESVGKTIGIGGEKPVVITGVQLDQMTDVSLREWVRKGEPIFARVSPSQKLRIVTILQELGEIVAVTGDGVNDGPALKKADIGIAMGKRGTEVAKEAARMIIVDDDFATIVSAIEEGRGVFDNIRKFSAYVLNSNPQELIPFLLWAMIPGFPLLMTVMGVLAVDVGTDLIPAMGLGSEPPEKGIMNRAPRNRNEKLISLGFILRSYLKEGMILFGACLSTYFYFVYTECGGVMPSSPAGLNMTKASPEYLQSLTAFFFPTITVQIANVLSKRSRVDSIFQMDLFSNKIIWLGIGFSILLCYLFFYTGLSSIYYFSPLPFHVYIFSFHGTAVMLLYSEVVKYFRRRKLKYS, translated from the coding sequence ATGCTTCTTGAATACCTAAACGTTAATTCCATACAAATTTTGAATGATTCGAAAAATTGGGACGATGTTCATAGAGCTCTTCTGAAAAAAATTGCAACTCTTGAAATCCGAGAAGAAATATCATATCGTTTTCATTCCATTCCTGACCAAACATTTGTTTCGATCGGGCAAAGTATCCTAATCCCACACTTCCGGTCTCAAAAGATTAAATCTCCAGAGTTGTTTTTATTTGTGATTCCTCAAGGGATCAAAGTTGAGAATCAATTGATCCGCTTGGTATTATTTCAAATGATACCAGAAAATTTGCCTTCACTTCATCTGCGATTGTTACATGGTCTTTCTTCGCTTTTGCCTCAAATTTTCGAAGATCTCATGTTATGCCAAGAGGAAGTAGACGTATTAGATGTTGTGCAACATGGCGAAATCAATATGAAGCCAAGTTATAAAAACTTAAACCAATCACAAATCGCATTTGAGTTACAAACAGATTTGGTTAATGGTCTTAGCAAAAAAGAAGCTCAAGTGCGAATACAAACCTTTGGTAAGAATGTGATTGAAAAAGAAAAATCTGTGCCGATGATTTGGAAATTTATTAAGAGTTTCTTTAATTTATTTGCAGTTTTACTATGGGTGGCCACTGGCCTTTGTTTTGTACCTGGTGTCGACATGCCACAGTTAGGTGTCGCAATTTTTATCGTTGTATTGATCAATGGGATTTTTTCGTTTTTTCAAGAGTCAAAATCTGATCATGCGGTGGAAGCGCTTCGTAAGTTACTTGCTAATGAATGTCCTGTGATTCGGGATGGAGGACTTGTTACGATTTCAGCCGATGATATCGTTCCTGGTGATGTCATTGTTTTGGCAGAAGGTGATATCGTTCCTGCAGATTGCCGTATCATTGAATCCGAAGATGTAGAGGTGGATAACTCTTCTTTAACGGGAGAGTCTACATCGGCTCGTCGTTACAAATCGGATAATGAGATCGTGTTAGAAGGGAAATTTTTATGGCTTGAAATGCCTAACATTCTTTTTGCGGGGAGTTCTCTCATCAAAGGAAAAGCCAAAGCTGTCGTGTTTGGGACAGGAAAAACAACTGAAATTGGTCAGATTGCCGGTTTGACGTCTCAGATCAAACGAGTAGAAAGTCCCCTCCAAAAACAATTGCGACAAACTGTAATTTCTATTTCCTTATTTGCTTTTAGCATCGGTGTGATCTTTCTGATTCTTGGTTACTGGGTTGCCGGTCTCAGTTTTGTTCAGGCATTTTTATTTTTCATCGGAATTTTTGTAGCCAATGTTCCAGAAGGACTTTTGCCGACCGTTACCTTATCACTGGCGTTAGGCGTTTCTAGAATGGCTAAGCGAAATGCAATTTTAAAAGATTTGTCTAGCGTAGAAACATTGGGATGCACGACAGTGATTTGTTCTGATAAAACAGGTACACTCACACAAAACCAAATGCGAGTGGTTGAATTGTATTATAATGGAAAAAATCTTTTGCCAGATCAGATTTCGAAAATGGAAGGAAGCCAACTTTTGTTGGAGTGTGGATATTATTGTAATAATGCTTCCTTGGAGCCAAATCCACTGGGTGATCCGACGGAACTGGCATTATTGTATCTTGCCTCAGGGAGAATTCAAACGACTTCTGGGAAAAGACTATTAACGAATGGTTTTGATTCTGTTCGAAAACGAATGAGTGTGATCATTAAGAAGGATCAGTTTATCACTGCTTATGCAAAAGGTGGGCCCGGTGAGATCTTGTCAATTTGCACTCATGTTTATGAAAATGGATCCGTTGTCGCCCTCGATGACGAAAGAAGGAATCGGCTACAGAATGCCTCTGATTCCTCTGCAAGGCTAGGAAATCGAATATTAGCATTTTCGTATAAGCTTTACTCAGATGATGTAACTTCGTCTTCTTCACTGACTCAATCTGATGTGGAATCCAATATGGTTTATTTAGGACATTGTTGTTTGGCAGATCCAATCCGTCCTAAAGTTCCAGATGCCATTAAAAAATGCCACACGGCAGGAATTCGTATCTTAATGATTACTGGTGATCACCCATTAACCGCGGAGTCAGTGGGAAAAACCATCGGAATCGGGGGCGAAAAACCAGTTGTGATCACTGGTGTCCAATTAGATCAGATGACTGATGTAAGTCTTAGGGAATGGGTAAGAAAAGGTGAACCAATCTTTGCTCGCGTTTCTCCCTCTCAAAAACTTAGAATTGTAACTATTTTGCAAGAGTTAGGTGAGATAGTGGCTGTTACAGGTGATGGCGTAAACGATGGTCCTGCTCTGAAAAAAGCTGACATTGGAATTGCCATGGGAAAACGAGGAACGGAAGTGGCAAAGGAAGCAGCCCGAATGATCATTGTCGATGATGACTTTGCAACGATTGTTTCAGCAATTGAAGAAGGTCGTGGAGTATTTGATAATATTCGTAAATTCTCGGCTTACGTTTTAAATTCCAATCCGCAAGAATTGATTCCTTTTTTATTATGGGCAATGATACCTGGGTTTCCTCTACTCATGACGGTAATGGGCGTTCTTGCCGTCGATGTTGGAACAGACTTAATCCCCGCCATGGGACTTGGTTCGGAGCCACCTGAAAAAGGAATCATGAATCGAGCTCCTAGAAATCGAAATGAAAAATTGATCTCTTTAGGTTTTATTCTCAGATCCTATTTGAAGGAAGGTATGATATTGTTTGGTGCCTGTCTTTCTACTTATTTTTATTTTGTGTATACAGAATGTGGAGGAGTGATGCCAAGCTCTCCTGCAGGTTTGAATATGACAAAGGCAAGCCCCGAATATTTACAATCGTTGACTGCGTTCTTTTTTCCAACAATTACGGTGCAAATTGCCAACGTTCTCAGCAAAAGATCAAGAGTTGATTCGATCTTTCAGATGGATTTATTTTCCAATAAGATCATTTGGTTAGGTATTGGGTTTTCAATTTTGTTATGTTATTTGTTTTTCTATACAGGACTGAGTTCAATTTATTATTTTTCTCCGCTTCCTTTTCATGTTTACATATTTTCCTTTCATGGAACAGCTGTCATGTTGTTATATTCAGAAGTTGTAAAATACTTTAGAAGACGAAAATTAAAATATTCTTAG
- a CDS encoding SDR family NAD(P)-dependent oxidoreductase codes for MKEFYQDEWVWITGASSGIGKELVKQAYADNAKVLLASRKTKDLEQIASEMGLEKGRYAVEKLDLENYKQISAFTKRCLKKYGIPKVVIHNGGISQRSLTKETSLATIEKIMNTNFYGAVELTRTMLPDILNQKPVHFAVISSVAGKIGSPLRSAYSASKFALVGFFHALRAEEEKSGIFVTMVYPGFIQTNISKNALLGDGSSTGKMDSVIESGLPVQLCAHRILHAVANKQREVVVAGMKEKFGLFLQTFIPSLFFKMIQSVKVR; via the coding sequence ATGAAAGAGTTTTATCAAGATGAATGGGTTTGGATCACAGGAGCCTCCTCTGGAATTGGAAAGGAATTGGTGAAACAAGCCTACGCTGATAACGCAAAGGTGCTTCTTGCCTCACGTAAAACAAAAGATTTGGAACAAATTGCAAGTGAAATGGGGTTGGAAAAAGGTAGGTATGCGGTTGAAAAACTGGATCTTGAAAACTACAAACAAATATCGGCATTTACTAAACGTTGTTTAAAAAAATATGGAATTCCCAAAGTGGTCATTCATAACGGTGGGATTAGTCAACGTTCTCTCACAAAAGAAACGAGTCTTGCGACAATTGAAAAAATTATGAATACTAACTTTTATGGTGCTGTTGAATTAACGCGCACCATGTTGCCAGACATTCTGAATCAAAAGCCAGTTCATTTTGCGGTCATTTCAAGTGTAGCAGGAAAAATTGGAAGTCCCTTACGTTCTGCCTATTCTGCATCTAAGTTTGCACTTGTCGGCTTTTTTCATGCCTTACGTGCAGAAGAAGAAAAATCAGGAATTTTTGTGACAATGGTTTATCCTGGTTTTATTCAAACCAATATTTCCAAAAATGCTTTGTTAGGTGATGGTTCTTCCACAGGGAAAATGGATTCAGTCATTGAATCAGGGTTACCTGTACAACTTTGTGCACACAGAATCTTGCATGCTGTTGCCAACAAACAAAGGGAAGTTGTCGTCGCGGGAATGAAAGAAAAGTTTGGTCTTTTTTTACAGACATTTATTCCATCATTATTTTTTAAAATGATCCAAAGTGTAAAAGTAAGATAA